TGAAATTGCATTGTGTGTTGTATTCACCCAGTGCAGCTGACCGATGCAGATTTTAGCAGCCATCAGGGGTAACAAGGGGTCATCTGGTTTCATCCTGGCACATTCTTTAAACACAGACACAGCACCAACCGCCTGAAAAAATacttatatgtaaatatgagtcaggaatttgtttacatttatcaACTGTGAAAGTTAGACGGAATCTAATGGCATTAAATTCAATGGCTGCTATTGACattgctagacgtccaatccatatgaATGGGGAGTGCTACAGTGAATGGAGTTTATTTGCTGCTAGCGCTCTGTGTCCAAATATTTTGCATGTGTTCATAATAGTCATTTCACCTCACAGCAGAAGGGTATGAAAAAAGTCACATTAATGAACGCCTATCATCGTGAATGACAGGGACAGACTAAAGGGTAAAGAACCTTACCTTCCCAGACGCCATGAGTGACAGGCCAAGCTGGTACCAGAGATGGAACTCATTAAAAGAAAACTTCATTGCTCTTTCCAAACACTGCAAGGATAAGGCAAACTATTGACAAACATCCTCATTATGGATTGTATAGACCAAGAGgtcaaaaatataagaaaatgatAGGGGTAAAATGATGGCCTACTAACTGTAAAAGTTCAAAGTTGGTTacatcaacaaaaataaaattgaataaaatgcaCATTAGGGGTGTCAGCTGACCTCAGACAACATAGTGTACTGCCCCCTCCTAACCATGCCGATAGACAGCATGTCATAGACGGAAACGGAATCCCGAAGGGTGGCCTGTCGAGCCTCGGCCTGATCGGGCAGCCGACTAATGACGGCATCACCACTAGCCTGGATAAAGTGATGATAATAACAAAACAGTTTTCTTTTACACTCCATAAGTAAACAATATCCATGCACTGTGTGCACGCTTTTATGTCTCACCATGGACTCTGTAACTAGAAGCAGCAACACAGCCTCTTCTACCACGTCCTGGGGACAGAAGCAACTGTGGTAACAAAAGGAACACACATAGAGAATGTTACTTgttgaaaaacatgcaaatgcatAGATATCATTAACCGCAGCCATCTGGGGTCCGGTTTCGGACTCACCTGGCGTGTAACCTAACACGGGCCACCCTAGCAGTAACCCCGGCATGTTCTTAGATGTACAGTAGCTCACATCCATTCCGCAAACGTGTATTATTGAATAATATCTAGTGCAGTAGCTTTTAGTGGGCTTGTTCAGAAAGcatccgtcaatggcagacattttttaaataccatGAATGAATACTACAGCTGCACCTAATTCGGCCCTCTTGAAAACTCAATAAAACCAtgaacaggtaaaaaaaaaaatttgatacAGCACCCCCTCCCACTTTGGTCTATTCATCTGTCTACAAGTTATTTTGACCACACTCAGAATATTCAAATTAATGAAATTCCAAAGCGAGACATTCCAAACCTGTCAGTTGTGTAACGTTGCGGTGGTTTGACAGTAGGGTAGAGCGCATCTTTGGAGGTGGCGGCTCCCTCTCTTCGGAGCCAGGCTGAGGGTGGGGGCCCCAGAGGAGGCCAGTAACTGTCCTCCGACACCGAACTTAGCAGTACTGCTGCCAGCTTCCTTGCTGCAGCCTATAAAGCAAGTATTCAATGTGTTTTGAAGTACTACCTCAGTGACAGTATGTTGGCAATATGATGTTGACTTATACATTTAAGTTTTCAAATTGTGGACTAGGCCACTTAACTCACCTTCCTAAAACCCTGAGACCCTCGTGACTCTACCACCCTCATAACACGACGCAGTTGGTGAGCACCTTGTGCCAGATGactaaaaaatacagaaattttCAGTGATTttgatgtatatatacatacatatacatatatacataaaacatTTCCAGTCCTGCTATTTTCTTACAGTTCTATTGTGACAGACTAGTTATTTTTTGAGTCAAGAAGCAATACTGACATCTATTGGCAAAACAATTTAATACATGACgtctatttttttcacaatacaGTTGCACTTGTGCGTGCCTAACTCACCCTCTCTGCAGCAAACACAGGTAAGCACTCTGAAGGGCTGCTTGAAGGAAAAAACCCAGGTCAAAGTCCACAGGTGAAGAAAGCAGACTGAGTTTGGCTGTCTTGGTGTGGGGTGTTATAACGGTCTGAAATAAATGTTCATGTAACATTGATATAATATAactaataatataatatattagatTTACAAATTTTaagtcagaattttttttggaggtaTACCTTATCAAGCTCTTGCAGGTACGATAACGCTGCATCACAAGCTTTAAGATAACAGGAGAGACTCTCCTCCTCCCTCTCCAACAGACGGATACGAGACACTGTAGAAAGAGCCTGGTGGTCCAAAGACAGACCTGGAATGTGTAGAAAACACAGTCAGAAAccgaaaaggggaaaaaaacgacgtaAAACGGAAACATTGTCCTTTGTTTATCATTCCATTGGCGACTAAGGCAATGAGGCCTCATACCTAAGCTGTCAAAGTGATAAGGTTAAGAAGAAGACCAAATTGGATGGTTTCAATTATTCAAATGCAGAACAGTATCTTTTCATCACATTGATGTAGTAAAACACTCTGGTTTGCAGTAATTTAAGAGGAAACACATTGACTAGACCCAGCGAGAGACCACAAAAGGAGAGATCGTCAACAGTAGAGAGTTGATGACACTAGGTTTAGCTCAGTTACTCAGGAGTTATTTTTTGTACTTGTTAtcataataaattaaatatgaagCAAGTTAGTATGAATGCTATTTTTACCATTTAAATGAGTGCTTTCATGTCACATTGCATACATAACTTTGATTTTCTAAGGATTATTTCGTATTTTTACCTTAATCAGGCTATCTGTCAggtcaaaaaaatccattagaGCTCCTTAAAAGGAAAACTCGCCTGCGACTGGGATTGACTTTTTGTcaatatttaacaaaatatgaaatgtcTGGTTTAATCCCTGGTCAGGAGCAACCTTCTGAGGTAGAATAAGGCTTGATAAGGTCAATAGCTCCAGGCAGGACGCCGAGCCTAATCAAATAAGTAGCGTGCTACAAATAGACATCCATTGCCAAAATATTCCAAGCAGATACACACAGTAAGTCTCTCAACAGTGTGCATGACTCCAGAATCTACAGTAAAAGAGGCAACCCCCAGAGGAATGGGTTGACTTTCCCATGCAACCCTTAACATCATCTATATTAGTCCACCTTAGAAGAATTTAGGGATCATTTTCAAGACAACGAGCTGGAATTAAAATATGCCAGTGACTGTAAATGTAATTGTATTTCGTCTAGCAGGAAGCCTCAACCGATCATTAGGAAATATTGGATGTAATGAGATGATGGTGAAAACAATGTGATTATCCATGAATATATTGCCCCATCCAGTGGATTTTGACTTTTGAAAATGTCCAATGTATCTTTAAGTACATATGAAGTATTTAGGCAAATGAAAATCAGATACGatgaattaatattaattaattccTCTCTTAAACAGTGTTTAATCAATCACCATACTATTGTTACTGATATGGCACTAAAATGCCTAAAATTGACCTTTCTCCCCATCATTGGCAGAtgatgagctaaaaaaaaatcaaatttatcCTTCCTCTGGCCACGATGCACCCTCCCATAAATTGGTACATCACCAttagacgaccaatccattttaaataggAGGGTAGCAGCGCATGAacattcactgccaaccctcccacttcaaatggattggacgtctatcctaTAAATGGAAGATGatgagctaaaaaaaagtccttctTCTGGCCACATTGCACCCTAAATCTGATGACCTCTCACCCCAGTTAATTCATCAATATTAGACGTCCCAGCCATTTGAAGTCGGAGGGCTAACAGCAAATGAAGGTTCTAGTACCTTTAATGACAAATGCCTCAGCTAGAAGGCGCAGGTGGTAGGTGGGTTGATCATCCTGCGTTAGCTCCTCCAGTCCTACCCTTGCACACATTCCCTGGGCGTCACGGTGGCAACCCTGCACATAGTGCACTTTGGCCATCAACAGCAGAGCCTCGTTTAAATATCGGGGCTGGAGGAACAAAAAGAGATGTGTTAAGTTGTTTTTCCGTTACTTAAATTGACAGGGGTTAGACGATGTAAGATTTGATGAGCAATTAATAACTCCAAAAAGGAAATTATCCGGCCCATTTCACTCACAGTCAGACGTCCCCGGCTCAAGATGAGGTTTAGGTAGTTTTTGGCCCGCCATAGTTGGGGTTGCATCTTATCAATTAAAGGTGTAGAGATCCTTAGCAAATCCAAATTTTCCACGAGGCACTCTTCCAGCAGTGCTTCTGCCAATAGTAGTGTCCCATAGTCATCTGGAggcaagattaaaaaaaacaacaacaaaaaacattatcaTCAAACATCACAGTATCTTCAAGGACAGGAAAGCAACTCACACGTGTTGTTTTTGGaacataaatatttgaaaactCGGAAGTAAACACAGTCCGGGAGTTAAATCCAGATTCACTAACAATGTTCTAGTTTGTACCATCTATTTTCTTTATATAgtatgttattatttattgattatgtatttgcCTGTTTGTTTGTTCTAGTTATGTTTGCCCTTTTTGGGTGAGCTTTAAATTATCATTATGCTTGCATAATGACAATCAAAGCATCTTATTCAATTCATgtaagattcattcattcattttcacaagGGGCCAGCTGACTGACATTGGGCATGAGAAGGGGGAcaaaaccctgaattggtgggcagccaattgcagggcttCATTTTAGATGTTTATTATGAATTGACTAAGATTAATCATATTGATGAACAACTGTTGTAAACTAAGCAAAACTGACTTCATTTGACCTGCCATCCACCAGGTGAAACTGCAAGTTGTCAACAGTACAAAGGTCAACTTCTCATGTCACTCACTGACACAAATTCAAGTCATACTATGTATAatcatttactaaaaaaaagagagagaaaaaactgcTTTCCCAATAGTCAGCATGCAAAGTATTAAAGCCAAACTTTACTTTTTGACTCACCCTCTTCGTGCATGTGCGCAGCCTGCATGTGTTCGACGATCGGGGGGATTCGATCCCACTGGCACTCGGCCCGGTACCGATCCAGATCCGCTTCTAAGCGCAGTTGGGTGAACGAAATCCGCGAGGCCATAGCGGCTCGGTCCCGGTGCTGACTGTATTCCCCGGATACGATGGGAGTGACTGCAGACTTTGAGGAGAAATAAACATGTCATCTTTAACGCGCAGATGCGCGCACTTgtatgtgggtgggtgggtttgcCACCATTGTATATCCAGAAATAATGTATTGAAAAAAGGTCACATTAACCAAACTATATGGAAGGATTTTCACAAAGTCACATGACTAAGGAGTCAGGAGTGAAGGCATGCTTGCTGTTAATCTTTTAGTTAACACTTTAAGTAGATCAGGTAGGGTAAAAACAACACCTATGTAATGATTTCACGGTTATAGAATATAGATGAGGCTGTAAATCGCCGTGAATGGCAGTTAATATCAAAATTAAGAACTGAACTACCAAAAAGGGATATTGCATTtgtaaatacagtatataaacAGAGATAGAGATTGTCTACATAAATTGGGTTCGTCCTAAATCACGGCACTGGTATACAGACAGGAATAGTTAAAAAGGAGAGGAAATCAATGttataaaaaagaaagagagaaaatgaaACCTCAAGTCTTCTGAATAAGGATTTAGCAGGATCATTTTCTCTCTGGAAACTTGACATTTGCTTCTTTTTATCAGTGAAGTCGCTCCAAGTAGCAGTCTCCAAATTGGATTCAGGCTTCGGTCGTGGAAGCTTCTTGGCGCTCCTTCTGTCAAAAAAGGGAATAGCACATTCtttagaaaatgcagtttttgggTAGAATAAAACGACCCCAAGCAAAAATTTCAAACAGTATTGTTTTTCTTATAGTATTATTTCTTCTCTTAAAGTTTAAACTGTAGTAAAACGtagtttaagtgtttttttgacagaatagAACAGGTAGAAAATATGACTTTGGTTTGTTGATTGGTAATGTTATTGAATGAactgttcattttatttttcatcctaTACAGTATTATAAGGTATGTATTTCGAAATTGTGATAACCAGTGCATGTGATGCGCTCAAAAGGTTTGTAACTGCCTATAATTGCCACGCGAGAGCAGCAAagtgccttttcattttttccacgcaattttatgaatttacaaaacaaaaaataaaaacacctcAATTATGCACAGTTGCTTGGGGGCCAAATCA
The nucleotide sequence above comes from Stigmatopora nigra isolate UIUO_SnigA chromosome 12, RoL_Snig_1.1, whole genome shotgun sequence. Encoded proteins:
- the ttc7a gene encoding tetratricopeptide repeat protein 7A → MSSFQRENDPAKSLFRRLESAVTPIVSGEYSQHRDRAAMASRISFTQLRLEADLDRYRAECQWDRIPPIVEHMQAAHMHEEDDYGTLLLAEALLEECLVENLDLLRISTPLIDKMQPQLWRAKNYLNLILSRGRLTPRYLNEALLLMAKVHYVQGCHRDAQGMCARVGLEELTQDDQPTYHLRLLAEAFVIKGLSLDHQALSTVSRIRLLEREEESLSCYLKACDAALSYLQELDKTVITPHTKTAKLSLLSSPVDFDLGFFLQAALQSAYLCLLQRGHLAQGAHQLRRVMRVVESRGSQGFRKAAARKLAAVLLSSVSEDSYWPPLGPPPSAWLRREGAATSKDALYPTVKPPQRYTTDSCFCPQDVVEEAVLLLLVTESMASGDAVISRLPDQAEARQATLRDSVSVYDMLSIGMVRRGQYTMLSECLERAMKFSFNEFHLWYQLGLSLMASGKAVGAVSVFKECARMKPDDPLLPLMAAKICIGQLHWFSEAESLSQSVVSMGEGAGESLPRAYLALGLSYSLQASDASLKEDRNEYNKKALRILKKAHSLDPQDAHIAMCLALQLALVRQVSAAMEPLQVALSLQGDDLHSLHLLTLLLSAQKHHRHALDTLGLALSQHPDNFNLLFTKVKLKEVLDGPAVALQTCQEMLQIWQSRYAVNRSNEVDDSGSIPAAERVDASPRVSKTSIHLTLPDFQDTSTGSKSPSSVAASRLEAALSEVSDISSMHRQGPTFIWTTLERIWLQAGELFMEDRRLKEAHFCLTEASSLFPNSHSVLLQRGHLAELRGQMEEAKSLYDEALAIHPTGENILVHMGGLLIKTGRASLGEKVLRDAVQVHSTSHKAWSGLGEALQSLGSCQAPDCFLTALELEASCPVRPFTIIPREL